The Thalassotalea sp. 273M-4 genome includes a region encoding these proteins:
- a CDS encoding DUF3630 family protein: protein MQQLMSIERQDNEVIGLRFSSWWQQEDIEALSQQIFAKLPTAKISEHVIGADREYFRFRFQQGHFILHFESYANGCWIEPEDQLSVNIFEQIETLLNSVE, encoded by the coding sequence ATGCAGCAGTTAATGTCAATAGAGCGCCAAGATAACGAGGTCATTGGTCTTAGGTTTTCAAGTTGGTGGCAACAAGAAGACATTGAGGCGTTATCACAACAGATATTTGCCAAATTACCAACGGCTAAAATATCAGAGCATGTGATAGGGGCGGACAGAGAATACTTTCGCTTTCGCTTTCAACAAGGGCACTTTATTTTACATTTTGAAAGCTATGCCAATGGCTGTTGGATAGAACCTGAAGATCAACTTTCGGTAAATATTTTTGAGCAGATAGAAACGCTTTTAAACAGTGTCGAATAA